Part of the Quercus robur chromosome 5, dhQueRobu3.1, whole genome shotgun sequence genome, GGTAAATGCGCCGAAACGGTTACAGAAGCAATAATGAGCCAACGGCCACCCGTTACACATTAAACAGAAACTTCATTACCACTAAATGTCGCATTTCATTCAGGAGAAAAATGACTAGATGAGAATTAACAGGCATAAATGACTCACTAGAAAGCAAACTATAAAAGGCAATGGAACCAAGGTAAATGCTCTTCATGCAAAACTTAGTAGACTACAATTACACTACCCATTGAGAGCCATGATCTGACTTAGGCATCAGAGTGTCTTCAACTAGCATCACGCCAGTGAACCTTCTTTGTATTTCTTGTCTTTTCAACAGGCACTGCAACTCGTCCATCGATATTGGACGAGGAGCATACTGACGAGGTCAATTTCCAGcttcatcaatatatatatatatatatatatatattatatgaagacaattaaaaatttaatttcatcagcaaaataaacaacaTTAGGACAAAAGTTCAGCTTCTATGATATTACCCTGTGGATAAGGAGCCAAAAGATGTGCAGCCTTGTTTGCATCTCTTATTATCTTCTTACGTGTTCAAAATTCCATTTTCTTATAGCTAGTTTGGATAGAATGGAGAGAGAACAAAGTAGAGTTGGCCAATTTGGCCAACTATAtatactctactctactctactctttttttcttcctcctccTTCGTTCAAACAGATCCTTAGGCTTACGTCTTTTGATGCCGTAAGCTTGGTGTCCTTTATAATTAATGTACCCAATTGCTTCTATTGTCCCACATCTTGCAAAAATTCTACTCGCTATGCAAGTAGAATTATTGTCCTTGGTCCACACCGCTACTTATTTGCCACGCCATTTATCTTGCCCTTCACCTCTTTCTCCCTTAATTTTGCTAAGAGTCCCTCTGCACACAAACATGTGTTATAATATTTAGagaattaattaaatatttgaaaaaagagaaaacgtaaattattaaaattaatataagtaAGAATATGAACCTATTACTTGAGTGGATGCTACgtacaaatatttaattattttccatgaaattaaaaacacaattttttgtcTAATTGCGTCttatcaaatttgattttatcttttacttgactttgttttactttttgccAAAGCTTGCGTGCAAGAATTCTTATTAACTTACTAATGTCTTGCGTgatatattttgaaatattttgtaaaaatatacaTGTCTCAGGgtctatatataatatgtattATGTGTTATAATATTTGGAGAATTAACTTCAATTATATTACATTACATGTCATtagaaaaaagacaaaatgggaatttttttttttaaattattattattaagaatatGAACCTATTACTCGAGTGAATGATGAATAGATAGTATAACAAAAAATAGGAAAACGAATGATGAATAGACAAATCTTTACTTATTTTCCATCAACTGGTTGCCAAAGCATGCGTGCGAGAATTAATATTAACTCACTAATGTCTTGTACAGTGTGTGGtactttttttgaaatattctgtaaaataaaattatcttagaatttatatataatatttttagaattaacCTCAATTATACTACATGtcataaaatagaaaatataaattattacaattaatataattaattaagaaTGTGAACCTATTTGAGTGCATGTTATTAAAATTTGCTTTTATCTTTTGCttgattttgtttcatttgttgtaaaagaaattgaattttagcaaaaattaatataccaaatcaattatttaatatatatatatattaccaaaaatatatattaccaaaaataactttaaatatttatttatatataatttatacatCAGAATAAAAACATTTACTGTATTAATACTCTTTTTAATTGCATAGCACAAATTTAGTTTACTACaatgtttatttatatatgtttgtgtgtattaagattaatataattaaatatgaaaaaaatacttttgtgaattcaaaaatatttaattattttaattaatttaagcacgtaattatttttataatcttgATCATATGTGTTATTAAATTTGCTTTTGTCTTTTGATAGTGTTTGTTTCAATTGTTACCTAAGAAACTAAACATGAGGGAAAATGCAATAttccaaatcaattttttatgaggaaaaaaagttttccaaatgaattatttcttatataagtttataaaaataacaatatatgtaCCCTCATGTTTATAAAATCTTGATATGATAGAGAGTTAAGAGTTATGACTCATGagaacattttttattttggtaattgaaaAATAGTTAGGGGGTGACCATTGTGGTTTTTCTACTTGAGTGTTACTATGGTAGCACTATAATTGTTCTTGAACTAGACATTTGCCCTGATGCAATACAGGGTACAAGGACCCACAACGAATTACTAGTACGTAAAGGGGACTCAAACCCGCAACCAAAGTAGTGTCGACCCAAGTGCCTCATCACTAGACCACATTAAGGGTATGTTTAGatactgtttattttattaaaattgaaaaattattactgaaagtactataaataaaagtaaaagttagttgaaatagtacagtagaaCTTATAAATAGTGCCAAAAAATATAGTGgaacccataaataatagcaaaaataaattaaatagtaaaataattttaatttttcatttcaatccaaacgTATTCTAAAACATTATTCCCATAATTCCATCCAAATTGAATGAGGCCATTATTTCCTCACTTGCACATTCACTTCCTTGTTACTATCCCCAATTTCCACCCCATACCTTAAAAACCTCTCACCAAAACAAAGAAGCCCAACCCAAGCCCATTACTGTAAAAACCACATGTCTCACTCCACACCACTCAAAAGTCCACTACCCActcccttttatatatatatatatatatatatatatatataccactGACCCACTCAGATCACAACGAAACAAAattgttaaacaaaaaaaatgtcaagacAGGAAGTCACAAACCACAGAGAGCAAGCAGAGATCTACCACGGCGAAGAGCTGTGCAAGCAAAAGTCTCAAGATCTCCTCAGCGAGATCTCTCTCCCAAAAGGCCTCCTCCCTCTAGACGACGTCGTCGAGGTCGGCTACAACCGCACCACCGGGTTCGTGTGGGTCAAGCAGAAGCGCAAGAAGGAGCACCGGTTCCGCTCCATCGGCCGAAACGTCTCGTACGACAACGAGGTCACGGCCTTCGTGGAGGACCGCCGCATGAGGAAGCTCACTGGGATCAAGACCAAGGAGCTCCTCATCTGGGTCTCCATTTCCGACATCTACATCGACGACCCCAGTTCGGGTAAGATCACGTTTGCCAATCCTACTGGGATCTCCAGGTCTTTTCCGGTGTCGGCTTTTGAGCTCGACAACGCTGGGAATAGCGGAAAATGAGAATAGACTTTCTCGATTTTGtgtgttataaaaataatgggttataataataataaaaaaaataaaaaattggttttgCTGTTGTATTGTCAATTTTTACTGGTTATTTTACTGTTTTGGTTGACTGAGATATTTTGACTAAAATCCATATCTTCTTTGTTTCTCCAAATTTCAATTGGATGGCGTGCTTAACTGAGCTATCTTTTCATCTCTTGCAATTATTGTCGCTTTGTgatttttttcactttatatGCAAACTCTCTGTCTGCCGACCTGAATGCATTGAGCGTTTGGTTTGGAAATTATCTACTATTCAGatgtgttattttaaaaaaaaaaaattaatcataaaaatgaaatatttaaatatataatttgacaattcaattctttataataaaattgaatagtaaatgtttattgacttttttttttttttatcaactagATGTTTATTATCTGCTTAACTTTTATGATGCTATGAACTTATGAAGCACGGATATAGACACCACGTGGGACAAGATACAACAATTAATGAATTGAATATCAATAAAtatttcaatcaaaaaaaaaaatatatatatatcaataaatatataaatgtatatattttttgaagtatatttaatatttattttagattttaggaaTAAGTAAACATCaatcaaaatcattgaaaatatatttaaaacagGAACGGACCCAGTAAGGGCTCGGCCCCCTCggacataaaaaaagaaaaacaaaattagttatatttTGTGCTTTTAATAGTTGGGCCCCTCTCTTCCAAACTTGGGCCCTTTTAGTTAGTCCTGTCCAAACCATGATCCAAGTGTACAGGTTAGATTTACAACTAATCAACTATGGTCCACTTGTTTTAGCTCAAGTAGTTAGctgtctcttttttcttcttttatttctcttttattttaccaCCACAGGGACGTGTATgattcttttcttgatttttattaaattaattattatattattatataacatataaacaatatatataataagctACTTTtataatagataaaattatataatataaaaaaataaaacactaaaatgtgtaaaatgtaAATCGTCatttgattagattttttttaatgcatttaatTTCAAGGATTGTTTGTCTACTTTGCAACTTTAacttgttagtatttttttttttttttttttatgttagtCGTTATACTTAATggattataatttatttttaaatctaatcCCATAAGCAAGTTAAAAACTATTTGATCTAGTCATggtaatattttagaaaataatactATACTTTTGGATGATAATGTTGAGTTATAATGTAATTAACTTATATATTGAATAGTATTTATATTCTACCACTTTAGACTATTATATAATGATACCTTAGAGTACTATACATAatatgaatataatatatattcaaatcttgTTTTCATTTGGCCCCCCAAATACAAGTTCCAAGTCACACCATGGTCACATAACTTAAGTTTTTTGATAAtcatcctaatttttttttttttttttttgagtcatcATTGGCTATGTGGATACTTATTTGAAgttgttttaattgtttaaacTCCAGCCCTCCTAGTTTGAAATCTTAAGTCTGTCCCTGATTTAAAACTAAtactaaattataattatatcatGTTGGGACTTGCGTTTCCAAGagacaaaatattaaaagtccATTAAGAATTGAGTTTCATGAAACTCTATTCATAAAGAAACAAGATAGCATGCCTTAAGGCTAACAcaactctttattaaattattatccACATGGATCTTGTATCTTAACGACAAGAAATCCATTGCAtaccaaatttcaaaaatccttttgttgagccaaaaaaaaaatccctttctCTATATAGTCTATACTTCTTTGTTTCTCTTATTCTACCCCTATCACgaatttactaaaaatcaagcacctctttctctctctctctctctctaaagcaaggttgtcaaaattggAATCCTACGCAGGATCGTGGGAGGTAGGTAGGATCGTAGATCGTAGGATCGGATCGTGAATTATAAGatcctacattatttgagaaaaacacaaaaaatacacattggtatgttaaataatcacataaattatacatcCATTGATATAATTACCATACATCACTACATTCATTTGTAAACATTATTTAAAGAtgccaaaaacctcaaaatgtaATACTCtattagaatattttttatttgagtctaACTGACACTCTCTCTACATTAGAGTGGAAAAACTTGGTCTATTGagattttacttttaatttggGTCCAACCGAGCCTTTtgtcaagttaaagaagattacaagaaaCCAATGTCGTTTGGGATCGTCAGAATCGTACGATCCTACCGATCTTGAACGATCGTAAAGATCCTTGAAAGATTTAGATCGTTTTAGgtaggtgggatcgtaaaatcgtaggATCGTAGGATCCAGATcgggattttgacaaccatacTCTAAAGACTTCTTGCACAAGTACACTTCAACCACGCCTTTTTAAGTTGTGTGGAAGCTTTAAGAAACAAAGGCAGTACCTAGAGATTCAAAGCCGGTAACTTGACTGACTTCAAGCAAGTATAAATAGGAAGACAAGGACTCCCATTTCGTGTGTAGCAAATGAGTGATCTACTTTGCGTAAGTGTATAAGTTTCTCAGCATAAGTGAGTGAGTTAAACGTGTGTGCCTAGGTGTCTAGAATTAAATTATGTGCAAGAGTGTATATACACACGCACGCACAACACACTCTTGCacatacttttatttatatatatatacaatctTGCacatacttttatttatatatatatatatatatatatattttttttttttttatgtgattcacGACTtgataaaaattcatatataaactaaatttaaaaaaaaataattaaaacaaaatcattaAATAATTAGTAATGTGGGGTCCcataatttatgggtcaggtccATTTGCTCGTTggaagtccaaaggcccaagccaaagaaagCTACGGCCCaaactcaataacataaagcccaaatggcccggagatgttgccgaggacagttcagttctcggcagacccaaaattccaccaaagaagaggggcaaaaacggtataggcaAAGCTGCCCTCATTatccttcccagataagactctacATCCAGCAGAGCCagattcttcggctttatcaaccatccccaacaattctgggattagactgacgggacaaatatcagtcttgtaaaagttgaccctacacgtggacgaaggacagcaaatgtaggctagtataaaagagaaagtaagtaatctaGATAAGGGGAGAAGGGACAAAAAACCAGGGACTCCCATCCTACCTTAAGGAGAGAGACTCCATGGGTGAAAACCACTTAAAGACGTATGCATACCACAAAAAATCACCGCCGGATAACCGGAGGAAGACCTTAATGATCCTCgaactaagtccgaggagttcAACCCCTCATGATGTAAtgctatagggcttaaatgttCAAGTCCAACTCTTATTTTCCacatgaattcctctaaaaacaggaccggaccatcgccccgtgatcaaaggtaagcctttcaagcccactctctacaaatcatattgtgagggatcttccATGTATGAGCCCAAcgtcattattgggccgttaaaaaaatcgtgtccctacaattggcaccgtctgtggggaggctagCGTGTTGGCGCGGCTGGCGGTGGAATCAAGGCTATATCTAGCAGAGGTCCGCGAAGTTTCCTCCATCTCCAGCGATATGCAGTTATTGCTTCGACATAAACTTCCGttaggggctacgccctgcagtgcCGGAGGCGCGGGCaactctaggggcttccggtctcaagccaactctccccgccCTGGTCtaggggctaaccttcgaaaaataagtaaatacagagaaaaaactacttaaaattacaagttttggacagaaccaaggccttgcatggtcctcagactcaagcctatggggaaaccaagtactcaaaagttttggacagaaccaaggccttgcatggtcctcggactcaagcctatggggaaaccaagtactcaaaaaaagttttggacagaatcaaggccttgcatggtcctcggactcaagcctatggggaaaccaagtactaaaaaaaaaagttttggacagaaccaaggccttgcatggtcctcagactcaagcctatggggaaaccaagtactcaaaaaaaagttttggacagaaccaaggccttgcatggtcctcggactcaagcctatggggaaaccaagtactcaaaaaaagttttggacagaaccaaggccttgcatggtcctcggactcaagcctatggggaaaccaagtactcaaaaaaaaagttttggacagaaccaaggccttgcatggtcctcggactcaagcctatggggaaaccaagtactcaaaaaaagttttggacagaaccaaggccttgcatggtccttggactcaagcctatggggaaaccaagtactcaaaaaaaaagttttggacagaactaaggccttgcatggtcctcggactcaagcctatggggaaaccaaatactcaaaaaaaaagttttggacagaaccaaggccttgcatggtcctcggactcaagcctatggggaaaccaagtactcaaaaaaaaagttttggacagaatcaaggccttgcatggtcctcggactcaagcctatggggaaaccaagtactcaaaaaaaaagttttggacagaaccaaggccttgcatggtcctcggactcgagcctatggggaaaccaagtactcaaaaatggagagaaccaaggccttgcatggtcctcggactcaagcctatggggaaaccaactactcaaaagttttggacaaaatcaaggtcttgcatggtcctcggacccaagcctctggggaaaccaattacttataaggaaaaactacattacaaGGACCTTAGGATTTATCCGAGGAAAACTCTTCACTAGCAATTGAGGTAGTTCCTAAGTTGCGAGGATTCTCAAGTCTGCTTTCGAATCTTCAGCACCAAAGGGACCGATGCAATATGGAGCAATATGTCGCCTGAAAAGCGATCGGGGTTCCCTACTGCTCAGTCAACTCCTCGGATGGGTTATTTCGAGATTATCATTCTCGGACAATATTttcgcacttattacagaacgttcaaccgttatctcggttagtttcctaagtttaacttactatgaattgttattattatgcccggtagtgtcggtaaattagaattagttggattgtgtttcaagggtttttgctctaaatattgctgaggagaaacacacacatgaagcacacccattcacaaagtggtgttgccaaaagaacagtgttcaaaacaagtaaataaatctccatttttactaaaacaaagaaacagtacagcgtacaatgaaaagctggaatcagcttgtGTTAAAGCTCACTATATAATtgaaaaggaagatacaagagaagaagataaagccgaggaagtggcacagaggagaggttggctactgctccaagaccttATTCTTCCTTAATACTTTTACACGCCCATAACTCAAGCAGcgaaagaaacccaacttgagcctcacaccgctgaaggaaaggtgcagggagccggaagttgaggagctttcaccaaaaatttgcttGCGACAGGGCAGAGgcgatgatggcggagaatctttcttctgacacaccaaaattctggcatgaacagaacctggttcggattttgactaaaagagggagaaacaccctttcccctctgttGAAGCGgaatattctcttgaatttatgcttcctttgcccgtacctcactattctgagtctcaggaggacacggcgcctctgtggcggagagagttccttctccccaaccctcgcctcaaacatgttatgctaaagGGGGATAGCACCGGATATGGGAGCTACGATATGGGAGAgaactgaaggatttgtgcgtagataaagcaactctctctcctatttatttaaaaagataaagtGGCGGCATTTAaatcacgcagcgtcccaaggaacgctacagacaaaagg contains:
- the LOC126726488 gene encoding uncharacterized protein LOC126726488, which produces MSRQEVTNHREQAEIYHGEELCKQKSQDLLSEISLPKGLLPLDDVVEVGYNRTTGFVWVKQKRKKEHRFRSIGRNVSYDNEVTAFVEDRRMRKLTGIKTKELLIWVSISDIYIDDPSSGKITFANPTGISRSFPVSAFELDNAGNSGK